A window of the Acidithiobacillus thiooxidans ATCC 19377 genome harbors these coding sequences:
- a CDS encoding DUF29 domain-containing protein, with protein MTTARQFEQPITNLYEKDFLAWIEDQAQALRTRKANSLDWDNILEELESMGRSEKNALRSHLRVLLMHLIKWQWQPQKQSKSWATTIRNQRLDLKYLLKDSPSLKRLIPEMLPDAWDSATDESAFETDLPISTFPESCPWDIDTQILANWWPE; from the coding sequence ATGACTACGGCAAGACAGTTTGAGCAGCCAATAACCAATCTATACGAAAAGGACTTTCTGGCATGGATAGAAGACCAGGCTCAGGCCTTGCGTACCCGAAAGGCAAACAGCCTAGATTGGGACAACATTCTGGAGGAATTGGAGAGCATGGGCAGAAGTGAAAAAAACGCCCTCAGAAGCCATCTACGCGTATTGCTCATGCACTTGATAAAATGGCAATGGCAGCCCCAAAAACAGAGCAAGAGCTGGGCGACCACCATAAGAAACCAACGGCTTGATCTCAAGTATCTCCTCAAGGATTCACCAAGTCTCAAGAGGCTGATTCCTGAAATGCTGCCGGACGCTTGGGATAGTGCTACTGACGAATCTGCTTTTGAAACTGATCTACCGATCTCCACTTTTCCAGAGTCGTGCCCTTGGGATATCGACACGCAAATCCTGGCTAACTGGTGGCCAGAATAA
- a CDS encoding lysozyme inhibitor LprI family protein: MNKLAIIILSSLGFLFCNSAIANNWRMVMGHACVSGSELGGSDSSLSPQIYLSDLTKKAQDNGESAGGSIQTVKSKSGDISRVKFLLGNSHKANFIFVENSPTCARFINYCVKNKYPSPQNCFSALYQKNYTNYQLKTSKLNGESGESSSAVDKQLNIVYNKLIKEMPPQFKEKLIQSEQDWIKYRDSTVSITAWQEARGSAQLLNQDGEYLSIEKSRLKFLKSLLN, from the coding sequence ATGAATAAATTAGCGATAATTATTTTATCATCACTTGGTTTTCTGTTTTGCAACTCGGCCATAGCAAACAACTGGAGGATGGTCATGGGGCATGCCTGTGTAAGTGGAAGCGAACTCGGAGGCTCTGACAGCAGCCTTAGTCCACAAATATATTTATCTGATCTCACTAAAAAGGCACAGGATAACGGAGAATCAGCAGGCGGCTCAATACAAACCGTTAAAAGTAAATCTGGTGACATTTCTCGCGTTAAATTCTTGCTTGGAAACTCCCACAAGGCTAATTTTATTTTTGTAGAAAATTCTCCAACATGTGCTAGATTTATAAATTACTGTGTTAAAAATAAATACCCATCTCCACAAAATTGTTTTTCTGCATTATATCAAAAAAATTATACCAATTATCAATTAAAAACATCAAAACTTAATGGTGAAAGTGGAGAAAGCTCTTCTGCCGTTGACAAGCAGCTTAACATTGTTTATAACAAACTAATAAAAGAAATGCCTCCACAATTTAAAGAAAAATTAATCCAATCTGAGCAAGATTGGATTAAGTACCGAGATTCAACAGTAAGCATTACCGCCTGGCAGGAGGCTAGAGGTAGCGCTCAGTTGCTTAATCAAGATGGTGAATATCTATCTATTGAAAAGAGCAGGCTCAAATTTTTAAAGTCACTTCTAAATTAA
- a CDS encoding antitoxin MazE family protein — MSSLHTSTDKTTRHRERMKAAGLRPVQFWVPDTRSPEFVAQVRHQCLKLNNDPTEADILQFTEEAAAQMDGWV; from the coding sequence ATGTCATCTCTTCACACCTCAACGGACAAGACTACCCGTCATCGCGAGAGAATGAAGGCTGCAGGTTTACGCCCTGTTCAGTTCTGGGTGCCAGACACCCGCTCCCCTGAGTTCGTTGCACAAGTTCGCCATCAGTGCCTGAAACTCAACAATGATCCAACCGAAGCGGATATTTTACAGTTTACCGAAGAAGCCGCTGCGCAGATGGATGGATGGGTATAA
- a CDS encoding RlmE family RNA methyltransferase: MARSKSSEKWLKEHFRDVFVQRAMKEGYRSRAAYKLLEIQEKDRLIRPGMRVLDVGAAPGGWTQVAAPLIGRNGRLVAVDRLAMDPVADVTVICGDVYEDAVIAACREALPEGADLIMSDMAPNMSGIASVDQARAIDLAELALDMAQRWLRPGGSLLIKVFMGAGAEELRRALRKDFKKIVVRKPEASRARSTEQYWLALDFQGVAQERLDNAPASSL; encoded by the coding sequence GTGGCTAGAAGTAAATCCAGTGAAAAATGGCTGAAAGAACATTTTCGGGATGTGTTCGTGCAGCGTGCCATGAAAGAAGGATATCGTTCCCGGGCAGCCTATAAATTACTGGAAATTCAGGAGAAGGATCGGCTGATTCGCCCCGGTATGCGCGTCCTTGACGTAGGTGCCGCGCCGGGCGGCTGGACCCAGGTGGCTGCCCCGCTCATCGGCCGTAACGGGCGGCTGGTGGCTGTGGACCGCCTGGCCATGGATCCGGTCGCCGATGTCACGGTAATTTGTGGTGATGTTTACGAAGATGCGGTGATTGCCGCCTGTCGTGAGGCCCTGCCGGAAGGTGCCGATCTGATCATGAGTGACATGGCCCCCAATATGTCCGGAATCGCCAGTGTCGATCAGGCGCGCGCCATAGACCTGGCGGAGCTGGCGCTGGATATGGCCCAACGCTGGCTGCGTCCGGGCGGGTCACTGTTGATCAAGGTGTTTATGGGGGCGGGTGCTGAAGAGCTGCGTCGTGCCCTGCGCAAGGATTTCAAAAAAATTGTGGTACGTAAACCGGAAGCTTCCCGCGCCCGTTCTACCGAACAGTACTGGCTGGCGCTGGACTTTCAGGGAGTTGCACAGGAAAGGTTGGACAACGCGCCAGCGAGTTCCCTATAA
- a CDS encoding YhbY family RNA-binding protein has translation MLDAKQRQNLRGQAHTLKPVVMIGAQGVTDALLAELEIALDAHELIKVRLPQVEHALRDALITRLVSASHAEIVGRIGRIVILYRLRPAAKMPNKRR, from the coding sequence ATGCTGGACGCCAAACAAAGACAAAACCTGCGCGGTCAGGCCCATACCCTCAAACCGGTTGTGATGATTGGTGCTCAGGGCGTCACTGATGCCCTGCTCGCCGAACTGGAAATCGCTCTGGATGCTCACGAACTCATCAAAGTCCGCTTGCCGCAAGTGGAACATGCGCTGCGCGATGCCCTGATTACCCGGTTGGTCAGCGCCAGTCACGCCGAAATCGTTGGCCGTATTGGCCGTATTGTCATCCTGTATCGGCTCCGGCCTGCTGCAAAAATGCCCAACAAACGACGCTGA
- the apaG gene encoding Co2+/Mg2+ efflux protein ApaG: MAENAPTDIRITVETRYIPEQSSPEQAHYAFAYQITIENHGPQTAQLLNRHWIITDAEGHIQEVKGPGVVGEQPTLQPGQRFRYSSGSVLSTAVGSMHGSYEWITADGETFESPIPAFRLAVATVFH, translated from the coding sequence ATGGCAGAAAACGCCCCCACAGACATTCGGATCACCGTAGAAACCCGATATATTCCCGAACAATCCAGTCCCGAGCAGGCGCACTATGCTTTTGCCTACCAGATCACCATCGAAAACCACGGCCCGCAAACCGCACAGCTGCTCAATCGTCATTGGATTATTACCGACGCCGAAGGCCATATCCAGGAAGTCAAAGGTCCCGGCGTAGTCGGCGAACAGCCCACTCTGCAGCCTGGACAACGCTTTCGCTATTCCAGCGGCTCAGTTCTCTCTACGGCTGTAGGCAGCATGCACGGCAGTTACGAATGGATTACTGCAGATGGGGAAACCTTCGAAAGCCCCATTCCTGCATTTCGTCTGGCCGTCGCTACGGTATTTCATTGA
- a CDS encoding class I SAM-dependent methyltransferase, with the protein MSRSSLQRAYGIWAPIYDQAVRGFSEPLRQRSLRQIPQNASCQILIDGIGTGLDIPFLPNHCTAIGIDLTYAMLRRAQNLPSPIPLVQADAEVLPFANATFDFVVMHLILAVVPNAGKALAEASRVLKPGGRILLLDKFLRPGQKAWIRRALGRVAGAVATHTDLTFEEILEERPELQCMRNEPGAMGGWFRLITLEKTA; encoded by the coding sequence TTGAGCCGCAGCAGCCTACAACGCGCCTACGGCATCTGGGCGCCCATTTACGATCAGGCAGTACGCGGCTTTTCCGAACCTTTACGTCAGCGCAGCCTCCGCCAAATCCCCCAGAATGCGTCCTGTCAGATTTTAATTGATGGCATTGGCACCGGGCTGGACATTCCCTTTTTGCCAAATCACTGTACCGCCATTGGCATTGACCTGACCTATGCCATGCTGCGCCGTGCGCAAAATCTGCCAAGTCCCATTCCATTGGTTCAGGCAGACGCAGAAGTACTGCCCTTTGCCAATGCGACCTTCGATTTTGTGGTGATGCATTTGATTCTGGCGGTGGTCCCCAATGCCGGCAAAGCGTTGGCAGAAGCCAGCCGGGTTCTCAAACCCGGGGGCCGGATTTTGCTACTCGACAAATTTTTACGCCCCGGCCAAAAAGCATGGATAAGACGTGCGTTGGGTCGGGTAGCGGGTGCCGTGGCCACCCATACCGATCTGACCTTTGAGGAAATTCTGGAAGAGCGCCCGGAATTGCAGTGTATGCGTAACGAACCGGGTGCCATGGGCGGCTGGTTCCGCCTCATCACGCTGGAAAAGACCGCATAA
- the typA gene encoding translational GTPase TypA — protein sequence MARQIRNIAIIAHVDHGKTTLVDQLLRQSGTFAAHQQLEERVMDSNDLEKERGITIMAKNTAVQWGDTHINIVDTPGHADFGAEVERVLGMVDGVLLLVDAVEGPMPQTRFVTRKALELGLKPIVVINKVDRPGARADYVISATFDLFDKLGATEEQLDFPVIYASGLQGYAGEDPEVRSGDMKPLFEMILTHVHAPEGDPEGPLQMQIADLDYSSYVGRIAIGRIRRGSMKPGQDIVLIHGVDQTQTKARILQLLGFDGLKRVPWETATVGDIVAVTGIEEPSIGATIAAPEAPEALPWKPIDEPTLNMTFQVNTSPFAGREGKFVTSRQLRDRLYKELLINVALRVEDTDNADVFMVSGRGELHLTILIENMRREGYELAVSRPRVIQRQVDGVWEEPYEALTVDVEETHQGTIMERLGIRRGELQDMMPDGRGRVRLEYKIPARGLIGFHTEFLTATSGTGVISHIFDGYGPVKGSIPARNNGVLISAEEGEAVGFALFNLQDRGRMFVSPGDKVYEGMVIGIHSRDNDLVVNPLKEKKLTNMRASGSDENIMLTPPIKMTLEAAVEFLADDELVEATPQSIRIRKRYLTENERKKASRGGAGNG from the coding sequence GTGGCTCGTCAAATTCGTAATATCGCTATCATCGCCCACGTTGACCATGGCAAAACCACGCTGGTGGATCAGTTGCTCCGTCAGTCCGGTACTTTTGCCGCACACCAGCAGCTGGAAGAGCGGGTGATGGACAGCAACGATCTTGAAAAAGAGCGCGGCATTACCATTATGGCGAAAAACACGGCGGTGCAATGGGGCGATACCCATATCAACATTGTCGACACTCCCGGACATGCGGACTTCGGTGCCGAGGTGGAGCGGGTGCTGGGCATGGTGGATGGCGTACTGCTGCTGGTGGACGCTGTCGAAGGCCCGATGCCGCAGACCCGCTTCGTGACCCGCAAGGCCCTGGAGCTGGGTCTGAAACCTATTGTCGTTATTAATAAAGTAGACCGCCCCGGCGCTCGCGCCGACTATGTCATCAGCGCCACTTTTGATCTTTTCGATAAACTCGGTGCTACCGAAGAACAACTGGATTTCCCGGTTATTTACGCCTCTGGTCTGCAGGGCTATGCGGGTGAAGATCCTGAGGTGCGCTCGGGTGACATGAAACCCCTATTCGAGATGATTCTGACCCATGTGCATGCCCCGGAAGGTGATCCGGAAGGCCCTTTGCAAATGCAGATTGCCGATCTGGATTACTCCAGTTATGTGGGTCGTATTGCTATTGGCCGGATCCGCCGTGGTTCCATGAAACCCGGTCAGGATATTGTCCTGATTCATGGTGTGGATCAGACCCAGACCAAGGCGCGGATTTTGCAGTTGCTGGGTTTTGATGGCCTCAAGCGGGTGCCCTGGGAAACGGCCACGGTGGGCGATATTGTGGCGGTGACCGGTATTGAAGAGCCTTCCATTGGTGCGACCATTGCCGCACCGGAAGCGCCCGAAGCCCTGCCCTGGAAACCGATTGATGAACCGACCCTGAACATGACCTTTCAGGTGAATACCAGCCCCTTTGCCGGGCGCGAAGGCAAGTTTGTCACCAGCCGCCAGTTGCGCGATCGCCTGTATAAGGAGTTGCTCATTAACGTAGCGTTACGGGTGGAAGATACGGATAATGCCGATGTGTTCATGGTGTCCGGACGCGGCGAGCTGCATCTCACCATCCTCATTGAAAACATGCGCCGGGAAGGCTATGAACTGGCCGTATCCCGTCCCCGGGTGATTCAGCGTCAGGTGGATGGTGTCTGGGAAGAGCCTTATGAAGCCTTGACCGTAGACGTGGAAGAAACCCACCAGGGCACCATCATGGAGCGTCTGGGCATCCGGCGCGGTGAATTGCAGGACATGATGCCCGATGGTCGTGGCCGGGTGCGTCTGGAATACAAAATTCCCGCACGCGGTCTGATCGGCTTTCATACCGAGTTTCTGACGGCCACTTCCGGTACAGGGGTGATCAGCCATATTTTCGACGGATACGGTCCGGTCAAGGGCAGCATTCCGGCGCGTAATAATGGTGTGTTGATTTCTGCAGAAGAAGGCGAAGCAGTGGGTTTTGCCCTCTTCAATCTGCAGGATCGGGGGCGGATGTTTGTCAGCCCCGGAGATAAGGTTTATGAAGGCATGGTGATTGGTATTCATAGCCGCGACAATGATCTCGTGGTCAACCCCCTCAAGGAAAAGAAACTGACCAACATGCGGGCTTCAGGTTCTGATGAAAACATCATGTTGACGCCACCCATCAAGATGACGCTGGAAGCTGCGGTAGAGTTTCTGGCCGACGATGAACTGGTGGAAGCAACACCCCAGTCCATCCGGATTCGCAAGCGCTATCTCACAGAAAACGAGCGTAAAAAAGCGTCACGTGGCGGTGCCGGAAACGGTTAA
- a CDS encoding porin, which yields MKKNLIALAVAAAVLVPGVAFAADSDTSSKVFLPENSQDTGPILYGFAQITGSQQFGTPGNEGLIFGAHRIRLGVKGTAVPGVTYNFQYKWDGAWMSGGSLENANKIFPGVSGESGVQDAEINFGFIPEVQLKVGKFRVPVGMERTQFGGDDLWFIQRSMNQSLGADRSAGIMFHSPDVMNTGVYYSLGVFDNHSLDGNNAFTLFGNGNPTGIANVGVPFVKTTAQTSVGGVLTQGSGRYLFAGMVGYKLNPLLNIELSGARADALNAGPGLANSITAWNVGARGGMMGLKYMGEYSHVTSYQGVGGLNANDWYVALAANLHEMTLTPDWLDIEPAVRFERFNWNYNGQAQYLNNTTLGINYSVNPDNPYAARIQLNYVIPTQGAAFRTAYAEGNTGAVPTNGYIYNTLVLQFQAGF from the coding sequence ATGAAGAAGAATCTTATCGCTTTGGCCGTTGCGGCCGCAGTTTTGGTTCCTGGAGTGGCTTTTGCTGCAGATAGTGACACTTCCAGCAAGGTATTTCTGCCTGAGAACTCCCAGGATACCGGTCCTATCCTCTATGGATTTGCCCAGATTACCGGTAGTCAGCAGTTTGGTACGCCCGGAAACGAGGGTCTTATTTTCGGTGCGCATCGCATTCGTCTGGGTGTGAAGGGTACCGCTGTTCCCGGCGTGACCTATAACTTCCAGTACAAGTGGGATGGTGCTTGGATGAGTGGCGGTTCTTTGGAAAATGCCAACAAAATTTTCCCAGGTGTGAGTGGTGAGTCTGGCGTTCAAGATGCCGAAATCAATTTTGGTTTCATTCCTGAAGTCCAGCTGAAAGTCGGTAAGTTCCGTGTCCCGGTCGGCATGGAGCGGACCCAGTTCGGTGGTGATGACTTGTGGTTTATCCAGCGTTCTATGAATCAGTCCTTGGGCGCCGACCGTAGTGCTGGCATTATGTTCCATAGCCCCGACGTAATGAATACAGGTGTGTACTACAGCTTGGGTGTGTTTGATAATCATTCTCTGGATGGAAACAATGCATTTACACTGTTTGGTAACGGTAACCCGACAGGTATAGCTAATGTTGGGGTTCCCTTTGTAAAAACCACAGCACAGACAAGTGTGGGCGGAGTATTGACGCAGGGTTCTGGCCGTTATTTGTTTGCGGGTATGGTGGGATACAAGCTGAATCCGTTATTGAATATTGAGCTTTCTGGTGCGCGTGCGGATGCTTTGAATGCTGGCCCAGGTCTGGCTAATTCCATTACAGCGTGGAACGTGGGTGCCCGTGGTGGAATGATGGGCCTCAAGTACATGGGTGAGTATAGTCATGTCACCAGTTACCAGGGTGTTGGCGGATTGAATGCCAATGATTGGTACGTCGCTTTGGCTGCTAATTTGCATGAAATGACCTTGACCCCAGATTGGTTGGATATTGAGCCAGCAGTTCGTTTCGAGCGTTTCAACTGGAACTACAATGGTCAAGCGCAATACCTCAACAATACGACACTTGGTATCAACTACTCTGTGAATCCTGACAACCCCTACGCTGCCCGTATTCAGTTGAACTACGTGATTCCCACGCAGGGTGCTGCCTTCCGCACTGCATATGCTGAGGGTAACACAGGTGCAGTTCCTACTAACGGCTACATCTACAACACCTTGGTGTTGCAGTTCCAGGCTGGTTTCTAA
- the dapF gene encoding diaminopimelate epimerase — MMTLTLFEPSALVRAKLLSMIAKTDQTARSVLNFTKMHGLGNDFVVFDGIRQRVHLTPEQICAMADRHFGIGCDQILLVENPQSPDCDFRYRIFNADGGEVAQCGNGARCFAVFVRRAGLSDKEVIQVETQSGQMQLRILENGEVSVNMGAPRFAPEAIPFKTLEEGPEYLLEVHHDTLRLAALSMGNPHAVLRVPDVATAPVTQLGPQIEKHPDFPQRCNVGFMEICDSSHIRLRVWERGAGETLACGSNACAAVVAGIRWGALDPAVAVDLPGGRLHIQWAGPGQAVMMTGPAQVVFDGTWPL, encoded by the coding sequence ATGATGACACTGACCCTTTTCGAGCCTTCCGCCTTAGTCCGTGCTAAACTCTTGTCCATGATAGCTAAAACCGATCAAACTGCCCGCAGCGTACTGAATTTCACGAAAATGCATGGCCTCGGCAATGATTTTGTCGTGTTCGATGGTATCCGCCAGCGGGTCCATCTGACGCCAGAACAAATATGCGCCATGGCTGACCGCCATTTTGGTATCGGCTGCGATCAAATCCTGCTGGTAGAAAACCCCCAGTCCCCGGACTGTGATTTTCGTTATCGCATTTTCAATGCGGACGGCGGTGAAGTTGCTCAGTGTGGTAATGGTGCGCGCTGCTTTGCGGTTTTTGTCCGCCGCGCGGGGCTCAGTGACAAGGAAGTCATTCAGGTAGAAACCCAATCCGGACAAATGCAACTGCGTATTCTCGAAAATGGCGAGGTAAGCGTCAATATGGGGGCTCCGCGTTTTGCTCCGGAGGCCATTCCTTTTAAAACCTTGGAAGAAGGCCCCGAATACCTGCTGGAAGTCCATCATGACACCCTGCGCCTGGCCGCACTCAGCATGGGTAATCCCCATGCCGTGCTGCGCGTGCCGGATGTGGCCACAGCACCCGTCACCCAGCTCGGGCCACAAATCGAAAAGCACCCGGATTTTCCGCAGCGCTGCAATGTCGGATTCATGGAAATCTGTGACAGCTCCCATATTCGTCTGCGGGTCTGGGAACGTGGTGCCGGAGAAACCCTGGCCTGCGGCAGTAATGCCTGTGCGGCGGTGGTGGCCGGGATCCGCTGGGGAGCGCTGGACCCGGCCGTTGCGGTAGATCTTCCGGGGGGTCGCTTGCACATTCAATGGGCAGGACCAGGACAAGCCGTTATGATGACAGGACCAGCGCAGGTGGTTTTTGACGGAACCTGGCCCTTATAA
- a CDS encoding DUF484 family protein → MIKLATAPEHDDQAEQVRQYLLEHPQYLWDQEDLLLSLTLPHVGRGSASSLLERQAQVLRDENSRLQQRIAALLGAAQQNAALGLHLSDLATELLNTPDCPATLNTVLTRLHEGFQVEALALIARTPVSGLPQFTALEEADFLEILDGSPPTQAATGLSLNPTLRSTLFAAEGAALESFALIPLVGQHIQAGIVLGSQDPMRYAKDAGADLLNQIARLVTAALDRCLTPC, encoded by the coding sequence ATGATTAAGTTGGCAACAGCCCCCGAACACGATGATCAGGCAGAACAAGTCCGCCAGTACCTGCTCGAACATCCGCAATATTTATGGGATCAGGAAGATTTGTTACTGTCCCTGACCCTTCCCCATGTCGGTCGCGGGTCAGCTTCTTCCCTGCTGGAAAGACAGGCACAGGTTTTACGCGACGAAAATAGCCGCCTGCAGCAGCGCATTGCCGCCCTGCTGGGTGCCGCCCAACAAAATGCGGCGCTGGGCCTGCACCTTTCTGATCTGGCCACCGAATTGCTGAACACGCCGGACTGTCCGGCTACCTTGAATACCGTACTGACCCGGCTGCACGAAGGTTTTCAGGTGGAGGCGCTGGCCCTAATTGCCCGCACGCCGGTGTCGGGTCTACCCCAGTTTACGGCGCTTGAAGAAGCGGATTTTCTGGAGATACTGGACGGCTCGCCGCCCACCCAAGCGGCTACCGGCCTATCTCTCAATCCGACATTGCGAAGTACCTTGTTTGCAGCCGAGGGCGCGGCTCTGGAATCTTTTGCCCTGATTCCATTGGTCGGCCAGCATATTCAGGCGGGCATTGTGCTGGGCAGTCAAGATCCTATGCGTTATGCCAAGGATGCGGGTGCGGATTTGCTCAATCAAATTGCCCGTCTGGTGACGGCCGCTCTGGATCGCTGCCTGACCCCATGTTGA
- a CDS encoding tyrosine recombinase XerC — protein MLMQEAVNDFTDTLARNGRSSPATVAAYHRDLQGWLHFMQSRGHQDIAHIQPGDLRAYLMAERSRGVAVRSLRRRFAALRALYRHLQKASPDLSNPVQGIMMPKSEQRLPDWLTVDQAKQLMDPVKKPSTAPNFAQSRDQLILELLYSSALRVSELAGLDLQDLDRHGGTVRVMGKGSKERIVPAGKTVWRMLDLYLPLRHALLMDKHLLEENALLLNAAGHRLSVRSIQIRIKEMGEKRLGQHIHPHTLRHSAASHFLQSAGDLRAVQEYLGHAGIATTAIYTHMDYQQLAHVYDAAHPRARHTKRPETEDKL, from the coding sequence ATGTTGATGCAGGAAGCAGTCAACGACTTCACAGACACGCTTGCCCGCAACGGGCGCAGCAGCCCTGCCACCGTCGCGGCTTATCATCGCGACTTACAAGGCTGGTTGCACTTTATGCAAAGCCGTGGACATCAGGACATTGCCCATATTCAGCCCGGCGATTTGCGCGCTTATCTGATGGCGGAACGCAGTCGTGGAGTGGCCGTGCGCAGCCTGCGCAGACGCTTCGCCGCCCTGCGTGCCCTGTATCGGCATTTGCAAAAGGCATCACCGGATTTGTCGAATCCGGTGCAGGGCATCATGATGCCTAAATCCGAACAACGCCTGCCGGACTGGTTGACCGTCGATCAGGCCAAACAGTTGATGGACCCTGTCAAAAAGCCCTCTACAGCCCCCAATTTTGCGCAGAGCCGTGATCAACTGATCCTGGAACTGCTCTATTCCAGCGCCCTGCGCGTCAGTGAACTGGCGGGATTGGACCTGCAGGATCTGGATCGTCATGGCGGGACCGTGCGGGTCATGGGCAAAGGCAGCAAGGAGCGCATTGTTCCAGCCGGAAAAACCGTCTGGCGAATGCTCGATCTGTATTTACCCCTCCGTCATGCTCTGCTTATGGACAAGCATCTGCTTGAAGAAAACGCTTTACTGCTCAACGCCGCTGGTCATCGCCTCAGTGTTCGCAGCATTCAGATCCGCATAAAGGAAATGGGAGAAAAACGCCTGGGGCAGCATATTCATCCCCACACCCTGCGCCATAGTGCAGCCAGCCATTTTCTCCAGTCCGCCGGAGATTTGCGCGCCGTGCAGGAGTATTTGGGACACGCAGGTATTGCAACCACGGCAATTTATACCCATATGGACTACCAGCAGTTGGCGCATGTATATGATGCGGCTCACCCGCGCGCCAGACACACAAAACGCCCGGAAACCGAGGACAAGTTATGA
- the hslV gene encoding ATP-dependent protease subunit HslV, with protein MTDALPMHGTTILCVRRGSNVVMAGDGQVTFGNTVMKGNARKVRRIEPGVLTGFAGATADAFTLLERFEAKLKAHPGQLAKAAVELAKEWRTDRVLRRLEAMLAVADDKQSLIITGQGDVLEPEFGIIAIGSGGPFALSAARALLENTELPAREVAERALGIAGDICIYTNHNHTIEEL; from the coding sequence ATGACAGATGCATTACCCATGCACGGCACCACCATACTTTGCGTGCGTCGCGGCAGCAATGTGGTGATGGCCGGAGATGGTCAGGTAACTTTTGGCAATACCGTCATGAAAGGCAATGCCCGCAAGGTACGCCGCATTGAACCGGGCGTATTGACTGGCTTCGCGGGGGCCACCGCCGATGCTTTTACCCTGCTCGAACGCTTTGAGGCCAAACTGAAAGCCCATCCCGGACAACTGGCCAAGGCGGCCGTTGAACTCGCCAAAGAGTGGCGCACCGACCGGGTATTGCGGCGCCTGGAGGCGATGCTGGCCGTTGCGGACGATAAACAAAGTCTGATTATTACCGGCCAGGGCGATGTGCTGGAACCGGAATTCGGCATTATTGCCATTGGCTCCGGCGGTCCATTTGCCCTTTCTGCAGCCCGTGCCCTGCTTGAAAATACCGAGTTGCCAGCCCGTGAGGTCGCCGAACGGGCGCTGGGCATCGCCGGGGACATCTGCATTTATACCAACCACAACCATACGATTGAAGAACTATGA